The window TCTGCAACATCAACCACCACAATTGAGTGCCTGCGTACCAGCTTTAGTAACCATGGACTGCCGGAATTGATAGTGTCTGATAATGGCACTTGTTTCACCAGTACAGAATTCAAagaatttttgaaaaaaaatggtattcgtcatgtgacctctgcacCCTATCATGCTGCCAGTAATGGGTTAGCAGAGAGGGCTGTACAAACTTTCAAGAGAATGATGAAAAAATGCcccgagggaacactgacagctAAAGTAGCCAGAGTATTATTTAGCTACAGAGTGACTCCTCACACCACTACTGGGTTATCACCTGCAGAGCTACTTCTTGGGAGGAAGCTTCGTTGCACCCTGGACTCGATTCACCCAAATCTAAGcagaaaagtgatgaaaaaacaagaacaacagacAAAAGATCACAACAAAAAGGCGAAGGAACGCTGGTTCAAAACAGGAGACTCAGTGCTGATCCAGAACTTCAGTTTCGGACCAAAGTGGATCCCAGGACTCATTGAGTCAGTGACAGGACCAGTGTCATACAAAGTGATGCTAGGTGATGGGAGAGTGGTGAGGAGACATGTGGATcagattcacacacaccaccggaGACCAGAAGAACGCAACAACCTTCCACAGACGGCCTCTATGACACTCAGTCAGACGGATCAAGGAAGTGAAGCCTGGCTGGAAGCTGAGGAGGTGGTACTCAGTGAGGAGAAGTTGGAGGAGCCTGCAACTACTGAAGCTGTAGGAAGTTCTGAGACAGAACAAAGAACTGTCACAACCCCAACTCCACTGAGGCGACATTCAAGAAGGGAAATCAAGTTGCCCAGTTACTTGAAGGACTTTAAAttggattaagaaaaaaaaaaagttcataaTGTCCTATTGAAGGGTGTAGAAAACACTTAAGGGGGGAAGGGTGTGGTAAACctgtttattgatgttaaatGCCTTCCAGGCCACTAGGTGGGACAACGTGTTGTTTACTGTCGGGAAATTTCTTGTGTAGAAGAAACTAGAGCGGAAGTTAGCTATACCTGTGTGCTGACCGAAATCAATGCTACCTGTTCGAGTTcccgaaataaaataaattcttcagtaAGAAGAAGCCTCCTGCAAGTTACTACATTGTGATTACAATCATTGTGTGTTCATCACATTACATACAAGGGTGTTAGCTGCAAAAACTAAACGGAACATGTTAGGAGGTACGTGAGCTGGTTGTTTGAGAGAAATAAGATCAGATAAGACTAAGAAAAAGTTCTGTTGGCAAGAGGAGTCGACCCCCATGCTGTGGTACAAATATGATGGGCGTATTATCTTTGCACCACAGATAACCACGGGCAATTCTTCATGAACTGAGGCCGTGCTCATGGACCTGTGGAAAGACTCCAGAAGCTTCTGTAAGTCATTTTAGTATTCTATTATAAATACAAATCTCGTATTTCATTGAGATTCATTTGATTCAGAATTGATAGTTTGCCTATTCCTTACTGGGAAAGCGAACTGCTTGAGGAACCTGTTTTACAACGGAAAATTTCCTCAACACTATCTGAACGATAGAGCCCGTCAGATGATGACACAGATTTGACGTCGCGTTAAACAGAGATTACGCCCGGCGACCGACCGACCGATCGCGCTCGATCCGCAGACCTCTCGTTCACACCAGGCGCCAGTTTCTCCGCGTGGGTCAACACAAAATCCGCTTCTCAGCTGTTGTCCACTCATACCACTGTTGtgtcgttgttgttgtggtCTGCAGACATACAGCTGAAATACTGGAATCCTAAAAAAATGTTTATCTAATTCTATTTTTTATTAGTTATTTAATTTCTCCGCAAGTTTCCCAGGGCAGTCTCTCgttagtgagtgtgtgcgcgcgcaccgCGCTGTGATACTGACAACTGTATaaacgcacacaaaaaaagaaatcgcGTTGTCGTTCGCggtattttcctcttttgaacAACTACCTGTCCACATGAATCGGTTCAGGGTGTCTGTGATGACCTACGTGTGCGTTCTACAAAACTCACCTTCCCAGCCCGTGaggacactgtcaaagctccaGCCAGGTCCCAGCGGTTGAACGCGGCTCCAGTCTGTTCTCAAGTGCACCTCGGTCTCCTCAGTCCGGTTCTGCAGGTCGGTTCAGTCGCCTTTACTTCCCTCTTTGGGTGGAGCAGGTTGTAAATTATTTGATCTCCTTCTCAAAACAAATCAATTAAATTTTTGTGAGGCTCCATGTATTAGAAAGAAAGGGTGTCAATATTCTGGTTGTTTCTAAGGTGAGCTAATATACTGAGTCAGGGGGTTGGACAGTCATCATAACAGTAAAGTGCCATGCTCATTCCACAGCCCGTCAGCCAGGACTAGTGTTCAAACCAACTCCTGCTAGGTTGAGAGCTTGTAGCTTCcttttt is drawn from Takifugu rubripes chromosome 19, fTakRub1.2, whole genome shotgun sequence and contains these coding sequences:
- the LOC101073947 gene encoding uncharacterized protein isoform X2; the encoded protein is MDLWKDSRSFSREDTVKAPARSQRLNAAPVCSQVHLGLLSPVLQVDEPVSDYAAMDDVYQVGTPEEGFKGTGLLGH
- the LOC101073947 gene encoding uncharacterized protein isoform X1 — protein: MDLWKDSRSFSREDTVKAPARSQRLNAAPVCSQVHLGLLSPVLQVDEPVSDYAAMDDVYQVGTPEEGFKGERSGFLASPLIWDV